Proteins from a genomic interval of Pseudomonas silesiensis:
- a CDS encoding TonB-dependent receptor domain-containing protein, with product MNLSRLALTLTLLPSGPLLADTFERDQALKLPDVLISANRQVEARNDSSAANTVFTREDIDRLQPGSVTDLLRRVPGVQIGQTGGRGSLPGVYIRGTKSAQSLVLVDGQRIGNSTSGDSNLQHINIEQVERVEVLRGSRSVIYGSDAIGGVIQIFTRHGGEPGLQPRMHVGFGSNQTWERSLGLSGGDEKTRFDLGASLDETAGINRTRASYPSDGDHDEYRNKSVSLSLSHALTDDIEIGANLLDNRGKSAFDNPFGRFDTTTFESVQQQPYSDFAVSSISSYVDARVNEIWKTRVEVGHSENREKTLDKLSEERSVFNTYRDSVNWQNDLTLNDRNSLILGGDWYEDRINSSTPFDEDSRWNRAAFIQHRYQADSFSTELGLRRDQNQQFGGQNSWSGTFTLPLNPDNDLLLTYSEGFRAPTFNDLYYPDFSNPDLKPETSKSYELQWRSQLTESSRLEASLYRTDLEDAIIFGSNSRPQNVASARINGFEAALKQELFGWQSNLGIAIIDPRDRDSGHTLARRARRTLSLDLDRQFDRLGLGASWQAVSSSYDDENNQQPLGGYALLGLRSSWALNREVKLELKVDNLLDKGYSRALYSHDSSQYGYREEGRAWMFGVTWTPEI from the coding sequence ATGAATCTCTCCCGCCTCGCCCTGACGCTGACCCTTCTGCCGTCCGGCCCACTCCTGGCCGACACCTTCGAACGCGATCAAGCCCTGAAACTGCCTGACGTGCTGATCAGCGCCAACCGCCAGGTGGAAGCCCGCAACGACAGCAGCGCCGCCAACACCGTGTTCACCCGCGAAGACATCGACCGCCTGCAACCGGGCAGTGTCACGGATCTGCTGCGTCGGGTACCGGGCGTACAGATCGGGCAAACCGGCGGGCGCGGCAGTCTGCCGGGGGTTTACATACGCGGCACCAAGTCGGCCCAGAGCCTGGTGCTGGTCGACGGCCAGCGAATCGGTAACTCGACCTCCGGCGACAGCAACCTGCAACACATCAACATCGAGCAGGTCGAGCGCGTGGAAGTGCTGCGCGGCTCCCGCTCGGTGATTTATGGCAGTGATGCAATTGGCGGGGTGATTCAGATATTTACCCGTCACGGCGGCGAACCAGGCCTGCAACCACGGATGCATGTGGGCTTTGGCAGCAACCAGACCTGGGAGCGCAGCCTCGGTTTGTCGGGTGGCGATGAGAAAACCCGCTTCGACCTCGGCGCCAGTCTCGATGAAACCGCCGGGATCAATCGCACCCGCGCGTCGTATCCCAGCGACGGCGATCACGATGAGTACCGCAACAAATCGGTCAGTTTGAGCCTGAGTCACGCTCTCACCGATGACATCGAAATCGGCGCCAACCTGCTCGATAACCGCGGCAAAAGCGCGTTCGACAATCCTTTTGGACGCTTCGACACGACCACCTTCGAGTCGGTCCAGCAGCAGCCTTACAGCGATTTCGCCGTCAGCAGCATCAGCAGCTACGTCGATGCCCGGGTTAACGAGATCTGGAAAACCCGCGTCGAAGTCGGCCACAGCGAAAACCGCGAGAAGACACTCGACAAGCTCAGCGAGGAGCGCAGCGTGTTCAACACCTATCGCGACTCGGTGAACTGGCAGAACGACCTGACCCTGAACGACCGCAACAGCCTGATCCTCGGCGGCGACTGGTACGAAGACCGCATCAACAGCAGCACCCCCTTCGACGAGGACAGCCGCTGGAACCGCGCGGCGTTTATCCAGCATCGCTATCAGGCGGACAGTTTTTCCACGGAACTGGGATTGCGCCGCGACCAGAACCAGCAGTTCGGCGGCCAGAACAGCTGGAGCGGCACCTTCACCCTGCCGCTGAACCCGGACAACGATCTGTTGCTGACCTACAGCGAAGGCTTCCGCGCGCCGACCTTCAATGACCTGTACTACCCGGACTTCAGCAACCCTGATCTCAAGCCCGAGACCTCGAAAAGCTATGAGCTGCAATGGCGCAGTCAGCTGACTGAAAGCAGCCGGCTGGAAGCTTCGCTATATCGCACGGACCTGGAAGACGCGATTATTTTCGGCAGCAACTCACGGCCGCAAAACGTTGCCTCGGCCCGGATCAACGGGTTTGAAGCGGCCTTGAAGCAGGAGCTGTTCGGCTGGCAGAGCAACCTCGGCATCGCCATCATCGACCCAAGGGATCGCGACAGCGGCCACACGCTGGCCCGACGCGCGCGGCGGACCTTGAGCCTGGATCTGGATCGGCAGTTCGACCGTCTGGGCCTCGGCGCCAGCTGGCAGGCGGTGAGCAGCAGCTATGACGACGAGAACAATCAGCAGCCATTGGGTGGGTATGCCTTGCTGGGGTTACGCAGCAGCTGGGCGCTGAATCGCGAGGTCAAGCTTGAGCTGAAGGTGGATAACCTGCTGGACAAGGGTTACAGCCGGGCGCTGTACAGCCATGACAGTAGTCAGTATGGGTATCGCGAGGAAGGTCGGGCGTGGATGTTCGGGGTGACCTGGACGCCGGAGATCTGA
- a CDS encoding cobalamin-binding protein, with amino-acid sequence MRSVWLAVLLLAVSGSATALERVVSLAPSLSEIVVELGSADLLVGVLDAGERPAELKDVPSVGRYGQVDMEQLLSLKPDLLLLWPGSVGPAQREQLKRLNIPTYVAEPHTFEQLTAQIEAIAMQLGRPERGVLLAGNLRQHLDSLRLRYRRDKPLQVFYQVWDRPLYTVGGGQIISDALEVCGARNVFADLTLPAPQVSIEAVLQRNPEVILAGDQAQLDAWKVWPQVAAVAQGQLLLVTDKGLERPSGQMIEATAKLCQVIAPDR; translated from the coding sequence ATGCGCAGCGTCTGGCTGGCGGTGTTGCTGCTGGCCGTCAGCGGCTCGGCGACTGCGCTCGAGCGGGTGGTCAGCCTGGCGCCATCGCTGTCCGAAATCGTCGTCGAACTGGGCTCAGCCGATCTGCTGGTGGGGGTGCTGGATGCCGGTGAGCGTCCCGCGGAACTCAAGGATGTTCCTTCCGTTGGCCGCTATGGTCAGGTGGACATGGAGCAACTGCTCAGCCTGAAACCCGACTTGTTGTTGCTCTGGCCCGGCAGTGTCGGCCCGGCCCAGCGTGAGCAGCTCAAGCGACTGAACATACCGACCTACGTCGCCGAACCCCACACCTTCGAACAACTCACTGCGCAGATCGAGGCGATTGCCATGCAACTCGGCAGGCCGGAGCGTGGTGTTTTATTGGCTGGGAACTTGCGTCAGCACCTGGATTCGTTGCGCCTGCGTTATCGACGGGACAAGCCGTTGCAGGTGTTTTACCAGGTCTGGGATCGGCCGCTGTACACCGTGGGCGGCGGGCAGATCATCAGTGATGCGCTTGAGGTGTGCGGCGCGCGCAATGTGTTCGCCGACCTGACATTGCCGGCGCCGCAGGTCAGTATCGAAGCAGTGTTGCAGCGCAATCCCGAGGTGATTCTGGCCGGTGATCAGGCGCAGCTCGATGCGTGGAAGGTGTGGCCGCAGGTGGCGGCGGTGGCGCAGGGGCAGTTGCTGCTGGTGACGGATAAAGGCCTGGAACGGCCGAGTGGGCAGATGATCGAGGCGACGGCCAAGTTGTGCCAGGTCATCGCGCCGGACCGCTGA
- the ribA gene encoding GTP cyclohydrolase II — MPVVFVAASKLPTPFANFTMHGFLDEENGREHVVLSLGEFVDGAPVLGRLHSECLTGDALFSQRCDCGSQLEAALQAIAREGRGVLLYLRQEGRGIGLLNKIRAYELQDGGADTVEANERLGFAADQRDYAMCLPMLQHLGVESLRLMTNNPRKVKALTDMGIVVTERVPLHTGHNPHNKLYLATKASKLDHMMGNEHQGEADRA; from the coding sequence GTGCCTGTCGTTTTTGTCGCCGCTTCCAAGCTGCCAACGCCTTTTGCGAATTTCACCATGCACGGCTTTCTCGATGAGGAAAACGGGCGCGAGCACGTCGTGCTGAGTCTGGGTGAGTTCGTCGACGGTGCCCCGGTACTCGGCCGGTTGCATTCCGAGTGCCTGACGGGCGATGCCTTGTTCAGCCAGCGCTGCGATTGCGGCTCGCAGCTCGAGGCAGCCTTGCAGGCCATCGCCCGTGAAGGCCGTGGCGTGTTGCTGTACTTGCGTCAGGAAGGCCGTGGCATTGGCTTGCTGAACAAGATCCGCGCCTATGAATTGCAGGATGGCGGTGCCGACACCGTGGAAGCCAACGAACGCCTGGGCTTTGCCGCCGACCAGCGCGATTACGCCATGTGCCTGCCGATGCTGCAGCACCTGGGCGTGGAATCCCTGCGTTTGATGACCAACAACCCGCGCAAGGTCAAAGCCTTGACCGACATGGGTATCGTGGTCACCGAGCGCGTACCGCTGCACACCGGCCACAATCCGCATAACAAACTCTACCTGGCCACCAAGGCCAGCAAGCTCGACCACATGATGGGCAACGAGCACCAGGGTGAGGCGGACCGGGCGTGA